Proteins encoded together in one Oceanobacillus iheyensis HTE831 window:
- a CDS encoding ABC1 kinase family protein: MQRYREIVVAFSRNGFGYIVKELGLHKISSLPKRLFEQGDREVHNKTTGERIRLFLEELGPTFIKLGQIASTRQDLIPKDIIEELEKLQDQVAPFSFSDVKEIIDKELQEPIDVVFESFDEDPIAAASIGQVHYGVLRTGQEVAVKIQRPNLEEKVHTDLEILMNIAKLAESRLDWAKKYQLCAIIKEFSNSLTAELDYTLEGRNAHRIAQQFKKHDDVVVPNVYWDLTTEKVLTMEYIKGIKLDENTKLVREGYNPKLIAEKLIQKQFQQILIDGFFHADPHPGNVMVLPNHKILFMDFGMVGRLTATMKDHLSSLIVAIMRQNTKSIIKAIYRMGIVSEGVDADYMYADIDDLRDKYYDIPFSQVSIGEAINDLFRVATTHGIRIPTDLSLVGKSLLTLEGTVERLDPDISIVKIAEPFGKRLLREKYQPKKVADEVYQQAEDYKDLILDFPDHINHLYKVIRRGKLPLEISVSRVEAFLKKLDRISNRLSFSIVLLAFSIIMVGLIIGSALAGESSYLWSLPVIEIGFVVAIGMFLWLLYSIFRSGRF; encoded by the coding sequence ATGCAAAGATATAGAGAAATTGTTGTCGCCTTTTCTAGAAATGGGTTCGGATATATTGTAAAAGAGTTAGGATTGCATAAAATTTCCTCCCTACCAAAGCGATTGTTTGAGCAAGGAGATAGAGAAGTACATAATAAAACAACTGGTGAAAGAATTCGGTTATTTTTAGAGGAATTAGGACCTACATTTATCAAACTTGGACAAATAGCAAGTACAAGACAGGATTTAATACCAAAAGATATTATTGAAGAATTAGAAAAACTACAGGATCAAGTTGCACCGTTTTCTTTTTCTGATGTAAAAGAAATAATAGACAAGGAATTACAAGAACCTATAGATGTTGTTTTCGAATCCTTTGATGAAGATCCAATTGCAGCAGCTTCTATCGGTCAAGTTCATTATGGAGTTCTTCGGACAGGACAAGAAGTAGCTGTAAAAATACAACGACCAAATTTAGAAGAAAAAGTACATACTGATTTAGAAATATTAATGAATATAGCAAAGCTAGCCGAGTCAAGGCTTGATTGGGCAAAAAAGTATCAGTTATGCGCTATTATAAAAGAATTTTCCAATTCATTAACTGCTGAATTAGACTATACGTTAGAAGGAAGAAATGCACATCGGATTGCACAACAATTTAAAAAACATGATGATGTAGTCGTGCCAAATGTTTATTGGGATCTTACAACAGAAAAAGTTCTAACGATGGAGTATATAAAAGGGATTAAATTAGATGAGAATACGAAGCTTGTTCGTGAAGGGTATAATCCAAAATTAATTGCAGAAAAATTAATTCAAAAACAATTTCAGCAAATCTTAATAGATGGTTTTTTTCATGCAGATCCGCATCCCGGTAATGTAATGGTCTTACCTAATCATAAAATTCTTTTTATGGACTTTGGTATGGTTGGGAGATTAACCGCTACAATGAAAGACCATTTATCCTCGCTCATCGTAGCTATCATGAGACAAAATACAAAATCAATAATTAAAGCAATTTATAGAATGGGAATCGTATCAGAGGGTGTTGATGCGGACTATATGTATGCAGATATTGATGATTTGAGAGACAAGTACTATGATATTCCATTCAGCCAAGTGAGTATTGGAGAAGCAATTAATGATTTATTCCGAGTAGCAACCACTCATGGAATAAGAATTCCAACTGACTTATCTTTAGTCGGAAAATCATTATTAACGCTTGAAGGTACTGTAGAAAGATTAGATCCTGATATTAGCATTGTAAAAATTGCAGAGCCTTTCGGGAAAAGATTATTAAGAGAAAAATATCAGCCCAAAAAAGTTGCTGATGAAGTATACCAACAAGCGGAAGATTACAAAGATTTAATATTGGACTTTCCTGATCATATTAATCATTTATACAAGGTTATTCGAAGAGGAAAATTACCTTTAGAAATATCTGTTTCTCGAGTAGAAGCTTTTTTGAAAAAACTCGATCGAATCAGTAATCGCCTTTCATTTAGTATTGTATTGCTTGCATTCAGTATTATTATGGTAGGATTAATTATTGGATCTGCTCTAGCAGGAGAATCTTCTTATTTGTGGAGCTTGCCAGTAATTGAAATTGGTTTTGTCGTTGCGATAGGTATGTTCCTATGGCTACTTTATTCTATCTTTCGTTCAGGAAGGTTTTAA
- the guaC gene encoding GMP reductase, with product MENVFDYEDIQLIPAKCVVNSRSECDTSVTLGNRTFKLPVVPANMQTIIDEKIAKYLAEKNYFYIMHRFEPEKRIDFIQDMQEYNLFTSISVGVKEEEYTFIEDLAAKQLIPDYITIDIAHGHSDAVIKMIKHIKNNLPSSFVIAGNVGTPEAVRELENAGADATKVGIGPGKVCITKIKTGFGTGGWQLAALRWCAKAASKPIIADGGIRTHGDIAKSIRFGASMVMIGSLFAGHEESPGETIEQDGKKIKEYFGSASEFQKGEKKNVEGKKMYVEHKGPLQDTLTEMEQDLQSSISYAGGKQLDAIRNVDYVVVKNSIFNGDKVF from the coding sequence ATGGAAAATGTATTCGATTATGAAGATATTCAGCTAATACCCGCAAAATGTGTGGTAAACAGTAGATCAGAATGTGATACGTCAGTTACTCTTGGAAATAGAACTTTTAAGTTACCTGTAGTACCTGCTAATATGCAAACAATTATTGATGAAAAGATTGCTAAATATTTAGCAGAGAAAAACTACTTTTATATAATGCATCGTTTTGAACCTGAAAAAAGAATCGATTTTATTCAAGACATGCAAGAATATAATTTATTCACCTCTATTAGTGTAGGTGTTAAAGAAGAAGAATACACATTTATTGAAGATTTAGCAGCTAAACAATTGATTCCAGATTATATTACAATCGATATCGCCCATGGCCATTCAGATGCTGTAATAAAAATGATCAAACATATCAAAAACAACCTACCTAGTTCTTTTGTTATCGCTGGAAATGTAGGGACACCAGAAGCTGTTCGTGAATTAGAAAATGCAGGTGCCGATGCTACAAAAGTTGGGATTGGTCCTGGTAAAGTTTGTATTACAAAAATCAAAACTGGTTTTGGAACTGGTGGATGGCAGTTAGCTGCATTACGTTGGTGTGCAAAAGCTGCTAGTAAACCTATTATTGCAGATGGTGGGATTCGTACTCATGGAGACATTGCAAAATCAATTCGTTTTGGAGCATCCATGGTAATGATAGGCTCACTGTTTGCTGGTCATGAGGAATCGCCTGGAGAAACAATCGAACAAGATGGTAAAAAAATTAAAGAATACTTTGGTTCGGCATCCGAATTTCAAAAAGGTGAAAAGAAGAATGTAGAAGGTAAGAAAATGTATGTAGAGCATAAAGGCCCTCTTCAAGATACATTAACTGAAATGGAACAAGACCTTCAATCTTCCATCTCTTATGCTGGTGGAAAACAACTTGATGCGATACGCAATGTAGATTACGTAGTTGTTAAGAATTCAATCTTTAATGGAGATAAAGTATTTTAA
- a CDS encoding WXG100 family type VII secretion target: MAGQIRMSPEQLQAKAKRYGQSSQTIDQVLRDLQGLQDELRGEWEGRAFEKFDMQFQELKPKVQDFSQLMLDIENQLVKTAEAVAQQDEQLSQNFGLR, translated from the coding sequence ATGGCAGGACAAATTCGTATGAGTCCAGAGCAATTACAAGCTAAGGCAAAAAGGTACGGTCAAAGCTCTCAAACAATTGACCAAGTACTTAGAGATTTACAAGGTTTACAAGATGAGTTACGCGGAGAATGGGAAGGTCGTGCTTTTGAGAAGTTTGATATGCAATTCCAAGAACTTAAGCCAAAAGTTCAAGACTTCTCACAACTTATGTTAGACATTGAGAATCAACTAGTTAAAACTGCTGAAGCGGTTGCACAACAAGATGAGCAATTGTCTCAAAACTTTGGTTTAAGATAA
- the esaA gene encoding type VII secretion protein EsaA: MMKKMDKRWILFLVLIVALASGLSYLALHQETETENPNRTQTMAIAIVNEDQGSTFNGTDLAFGDAFTQSIDRNNNHEWFVVSRGVAESGLENNTYDMMVVIPNDFSEKSLNINAESPEPVVLQYKINASENARIKEEAEKTASNILNDFNRRIIDVYFASVIGNLQDAQDNVSEMVNRQALHTSTFNNNVNQPLSGYTDQFNTIKDQTEHSTNSFSSFEELIESYEDQLLEEAEQGESFVSSIEEVAELKENNLSQLLAFNDMFNQFNQGMKADEVNEKLSNLQAANDQINEQLAVGQDNGNSGQEPVASVIRVQNNSANDNIATATLKLQNYLKRSSEQVSVLQDDVNNYLTDSNQQFEENIKTKIEELLDESIDEGININTLFENPNKVALEDINNAISDLPSLDEGDFSNVGLPEDIEQDIKDVIRVTEQYRTEFEKAPISDERGEFLKDQIESLRTQVKNGITLSDTVELPKNEKEGQIFTLHIPDGFNLQYLGIQLPGEEEGNYTDYIDENGKVQLPANRAGSFTVNVRVNTDPDEGIFDFYKPLEWSWKLKQEDLDDVDKPENVAYLQSDVKLVASTKVINAKNEDESEEDANSDLTDKEESDENENGSANNDDNAIENDQTGESNESTNPEPEKPTNPKEKPDESEEKEKEEDPEPEVPVEPEEPEEPEKLIIKNNTISHKIMTTVPDFDNTTSTLINTVSNSIDSYLKLQPLFESYFGHEIHEIASKDGSLIEIARQDKDSLYYLYNEKEIKELLSEYITDQILLGVSEELRTPATNFKTQVDNYQAGVQQAIRDAAKLSEEVAKARERAAVLNTNLTDTIEGVQSWREEAMTLLEQQQDIQASAEGEQDAVMTLGNDFQPILSSSQNLADQASNNLNTAENVYETFEDIDNQATDIEQSGTNLVSNAENLAVEMTNKLENDETFIENFTGVLANSRVGDRQNENLYDFLSNPVETSNQGTITTQNNTFTPYFLVLISFIVVLFTAYVISTINQKKVNQDQFASEASLMGTNMPITVITVGIGLLEGIVIGIVSSYYLPISDFNMLQLTVIMAMLVTGMLLVATYLLRQIKMIGMFLLLAVFSLYLFFTDALGSGTAPFPLLEKLSPLQYMETFLLRIVEGTVNYGGAIFIVLMLLLIGALGNLLVINRPDREEEMTDENQAEAG; the protein is encoded by the coding sequence ATGATGAAAAAAATGGACAAAAGGTGGATCTTATTTCTGGTTCTTATTGTTGCATTAGCATCAGGTTTGTCATATTTAGCATTACATCAAGAAACGGAAACAGAAAACCCAAACCGTACACAAACCATGGCTATTGCAATAGTTAATGAGGATCAAGGATCAACTTTTAATGGAACAGACTTAGCCTTTGGAGATGCATTCACCCAATCGATTGATCGCAATAATAACCATGAATGGTTTGTGGTCAGCCGTGGAGTGGCAGAGAGCGGGTTAGAAAATAATACATATGATATGATGGTTGTCATTCCCAATGATTTCTCCGAGAAATCATTAAACATCAATGCTGAATCTCCAGAACCAGTTGTTCTACAATATAAAATTAACGCATCAGAGAATGCAAGAATTAAAGAAGAAGCAGAAAAAACTGCGAGTAATATATTAAATGACTTTAACCGAAGAATTATTGATGTATATTTTGCAAGTGTTATCGGAAATCTTCAAGATGCCCAAGATAATGTAAGTGAAATGGTTAATAGACAAGCCCTACATACAAGTACTTTTAACAATAATGTTAACCAGCCGTTATCAGGATATACAGATCAATTCAATACAATAAAAGATCAAACAGAACATTCTACCAATAGCTTTAGTAGCTTTGAAGAACTAATAGAATCTTATGAAGATCAATTATTGGAAGAAGCGGAGCAAGGTGAATCGTTTGTATCAAGTATTGAAGAAGTCGCTGAATTAAAAGAAAATAACCTATCTCAATTACTTGCATTTAACGACATGTTTAATCAGTTTAATCAGGGTATGAAAGCTGATGAAGTCAATGAGAAATTATCGAATTTACAAGCGGCAAATGATCAAATTAATGAGCAGTTAGCTGTAGGCCAGGATAACGGAAACAGTGGACAGGAACCAGTAGCATCTGTAATTCGTGTTCAAAACAATTCTGCAAACGATAATATAGCTACGGCTACATTAAAACTTCAGAACTATTTAAAACGTTCATCTGAACAAGTATCTGTTTTACAAGATGATGTGAATAATTACCTTACAGATAGTAATCAACAATTTGAGGAAAATATCAAAACGAAAATTGAAGAATTGTTGGATGAATCCATTGATGAAGGTATTAATATTAATACGCTATTTGAAAATCCAAATAAAGTAGCATTAGAAGATATAAATAATGCGATAAGTGATTTACCTTCTTTAGATGAAGGAGATTTTTCAAATGTAGGTTTACCTGAAGACATTGAACAAGATATAAAAGATGTTATTCGAGTGACAGAACAATATAGAACTGAATTTGAAAAAGCACCGATTAGTGATGAACGTGGAGAGTTCTTAAAAGACCAAATTGAGAGTTTACGGACACAAGTTAAGAACGGTATTACATTGTCGGATACAGTAGAACTACCAAAAAACGAAAAAGAAGGTCAGATATTTACACTTCATATTCCAGATGGATTTAACCTTCAATATCTAGGGATTCAACTACCTGGTGAAGAGGAAGGAAACTATACAGATTATATTGACGAAAATGGGAAGGTACAATTACCCGCAAATAGAGCCGGATCCTTCACAGTAAATGTAAGAGTTAATACCGACCCAGATGAAGGGATATTTGATTTTTACAAACCACTTGAGTGGTCTTGGAAATTAAAACAAGAAGATTTAGATGACGTAGATAAACCAGAAAATGTTGCTTATCTTCAGTCAGATGTGAAATTAGTTGCTTCAACTAAAGTTATTAATGCAAAGAATGAAGATGAATCAGAGGAAGACGCAAATTCCGATCTCACTGACAAAGAAGAGTCTGATGAGAATGAGAATGGTTCAGCTAATAACGATGATAACGCTATTGAAAATGATCAAACTGGGGAATCCAATGAATCAACAAACCCAGAACCAGAGAAACCAACTAATCCAAAAGAAAAACCTGATGAATCGGAAGAAAAAGAAAAAGAGGAAGATCCAGAGCCAGAAGTTCCTGTAGAACCAGAAGAACCAGAAGAACCAGAGAAATTGATTATTAAGAACAATACTATATCACATAAAATAATGACTACAGTTCCGGATTTTGATAATACAACATCTACATTGATAAACACGGTGAGTAATTCCATCGATAGTTATTTAAAACTACAACCTTTATTCGAAAGTTATTTTGGACATGAAATTCATGAAATAGCTAGTAAAGATGGTTCTTTAATTGAGATAGCTCGACAAGATAAAGATTCACTTTACTATTTATATAATGAGAAAGAAATAAAAGAGCTATTAAGTGAATATATTACAGATCAGATTTTGTTAGGAGTATCCGAAGAACTACGTACGCCTGCAACAAACTTCAAAACGCAGGTAGATAATTATCAAGCCGGTGTTCAACAAGCAATCCGTGATGCTGCTAAGTTGTCTGAAGAAGTTGCTAAAGCAAGGGAAAGGGCAGCAGTTCTCAATACAAATCTTACAGATACAATTGAAGGGGTACAATCTTGGCGTGAAGAAGCTATGACCTTACTAGAACAGCAGCAGGATATTCAAGCGAGTGCAGAAGGTGAACAGGATGCTGTAATGACTTTAGGTAATGACTTCCAGCCAATATTATCTTCTAGTCAGAACTTAGCAGATCAAGCTTCGAATAACTTAAATACTGCTGAAAATGTTTACGAGACTTTTGAAGATATCGATAATCAAGCTACAGATATTGAACAAAGCGGTACGAATTTAGTAAGTAATGCTGAAAATCTCGCTGTCGAGATGACAAATAAACTAGAAAATGATGAAACGTTTATTGAGAATTTTACAGGTGTTTTAGCAAATAGTCGTGTTGGGGATCGACAAAATGAAAATTTATACGATTTCTTATCCAATCCTGTAGAAACTAGTAATCAAGGAACAATTACAACACAAAATAATACATTTACACCTTATTTCTTAGTGTTAATTAGTTTCATTGTTGTATTATTTACAGCTTATGTAATCTCAACGATTAATCAAAAGAAAGTAAATCAAGATCAATTTGCATCGGAAGCATCTCTGATGGGTACGAATATGCCTATTACGGTAATCACGGTAGGGATAGGTTTACTGGAAGGTATTGTCATTGGTATTGTTTCAAGTTACTATCTACCAATTAGTGATTTCAATATGCTGCAGTTAACCGTTATTATGGCTATGTTGGTTACAGGGATGTTACTTGTAGCAACGTATTTACTAAGGCAGATTAAAATGATAGGAATGTTCTTATTGTTAGCTGTATTTAGTTTGTACCTGTTCTTTACAGATGCTTTAGGTTCAGGTACAGCACCATTCCCATTATTAGAGAAGTTGTCTCCTCTACAATATATGGAGACATTCCTCCTTCGAATTGTGGAAGGAACTGTTAACTATGGTGGAGCGATATTCATCGTGCTAATGTTATTGCTGATTGGTGCACTCGGAAACCTATTGGTTATCAACCGACCTGATAGAGAGGAAGAAATGACCGATGAAAACCAAGCTGAAGCTGGTTAA
- the essA gene encoding type VII secretion protein EssA, giving the protein MKTKLKLVNLAFASSMILLILLPIGVSADTGSEKDGSMQMQIDRIIKDKDEKNELRETELERLFPSLFTTETSEEINEKVNAEEDKIEDIEQNLFSEDVEGNVAIQEVKDSLFQSDYESVAASSGNAEEESTSSSSSNIILMTFAGIAVALCGGLYVLMQRLLD; this is encoded by the coding sequence ATGAAAACCAAGCTGAAGCTGGTTAATTTGGCATTTGCAAGTTCCATGATTCTGCTGATACTCCTTCCAATTGGAGTATCGGCAGACACTGGTTCTGAAAAAGATGGAAGTATGCAAATGCAGATTGATCGAATAATTAAAGACAAAGATGAGAAAAATGAATTGCGAGAAACAGAGCTTGAAAGACTATTCCCTAGTCTTTTCACAACGGAAACTTCTGAAGAAATTAATGAAAAAGTAAATGCAGAAGAAGATAAAATCGAAGATATTGAGCAAAATTTATTTTCAGAAGATGTGGAAGGAAATGTAGCGATTCAAGAGGTGAAAGACTCCTTATTTCAATCCGATTATGAATCTGTTGCTGCAAGTAGCGGTAATGCAGAAGAGGAATCAACTAGTTCTAGTTCAAGTAATATCATTTTGATGACGTTTGCTGGTATTGCGGTAGCTTTATGTGGAGGTTTGTATGTCTTAATGCAAAGATTATTAGATTAG
- a CDS encoding EsaB/YukD family protein, whose translation MPKTTHINITMDFRQKASGGYVYDLRIPTQLTVKQLLLNVMETLNIERTNTKSSIKIVTKNIVLADDDFIDDHPVADGDILVVL comes from the coding sequence ATGCCGAAAACAACACATATAAATATAACGATGGATTTTCGTCAAAAAGCATCTGGAGGATATGTATATGATTTACGTATTCCAACACAATTAACAGTAAAACAATTATTGTTAAACGTGATGGAAACGTTAAATATTGAAAGAACGAATACAAAGTCATCTATAAAAATTGTTACGAAAAATATTGTTCTTGCTGATGATGATTTTATTGATGACCATCCTGTTGCTGATGGAGACATTTTAGTAGTTTTATAA
- the essB gene encoding type VII secretion protein EssB, translating to MDEKTIEIDNFTYTFKQDKNTVRTSLPISQTRMKNLRQLDLMLQPSEFLVPLEIKEEEDTIHFDYKLHPKRKSWTKIQKLNHNEKLRILCNLGKLDRFLTSRITFFIHPDNVVFDDNYLPSIIHRGIRDVVPPFDMQEEAFLKQYKCFIIALFSKKYNFEQLYYGSLEKANETEFEKKVQQLTSMEALKEFLIESYEIEQEKTEKTMSFVPTKRFRLYKQLSIIMIIVSVLLAAPLIYYALINHPFQDKQLDAYGEFLGDNYNGVITTLSDENPENFPSQTKYMLAYSYIQVESLPDEQKNSILNNVSLNSNQDYLLYWIYNGRGNFEESLEKAKYIDDPQLIIHGLIQNRDQVRNNPDLSGTERDEELNQLQDELDRYLEEYELDPFNEEEQNEPASGEGTGNSDLGTSSEDESTNNNTDDNAEANSDSNEEESNNNEDEE from the coding sequence ATGGACGAGAAAACGATAGAGATAGATAATTTTACATATACTTTCAAACAAGATAAAAATACGGTTCGCACATCATTGCCAATTTCTCAAACAAGAATGAAAAATTTACGTCAATTGGACTTAATGCTCCAGCCTTCGGAATTTCTTGTTCCATTAGAAATTAAGGAAGAAGAAGATACCATTCATTTTGATTACAAGCTTCACCCTAAGAGAAAATCTTGGACAAAGATTCAAAAGTTAAATCATAATGAGAAATTGCGAATTTTATGTAATTTAGGTAAGCTAGATCGATTCTTGACCTCAAGAATTACTTTTTTCATCCATCCCGACAATGTGGTGTTTGATGATAATTACTTACCGTCTATTATTCATCGAGGTATAAGGGATGTTGTACCACCATTTGATATGCAAGAAGAAGCATTCCTAAAGCAATATAAATGCTTTATCATCGCTTTATTCTCCAAAAAATATAACTTCGAACAGCTTTATTATGGTTCCTTAGAGAAAGCGAATGAAACTGAATTTGAAAAGAAAGTTCAACAACTGACCAGTATGGAAGCTTTAAAGGAATTTTTAATAGAAAGCTATGAAATTGAACAAGAAAAAACAGAAAAAACGATGAGTTTTGTTCCAACAAAGCGATTTCGTTTATATAAACAGTTATCGATTATTATGATTATTGTATCGGTTCTGTTAGCGGCTCCACTTATTTATTACGCCTTAATCAATCATCCATTCCAAGATAAACAATTAGACGCTTATGGGGAATTCTTAGGGGATAATTACAATGGAGTTATTACTACACTTTCTGATGAGAATCCTGAAAACTTCCCTAGTCAAACTAAATATATGTTGGCTTATTCCTATATCCAAGTAGAGAGCTTACCAGATGAGCAAAAAAATTCTATATTAAATAATGTTTCTTTAAATAGTAACCAGGATTATTTATTGTACTGGATTTATAACGGTAGAGGAAACTTTGAAGAATCATTAGAAAAAGCAAAATATATCGATGATCCACAGCTGATTATTCATGGACTAATTCAGAATCGTGATCAAGTGAGAAATAATCCAGATTTAAGTGGAACGGAACGAGATGAAGAACTAAATCAATTACAAGATGAACTAGATCGTTATTTAGAAGAATATGAACTAGATCCTTTTAATGAAGAAGAGCAAAATGAACCTGCTTCTGGAGAAGGAACAGGAAATTCCGATCTTGGTACAAGTAGTGAAGATGAATCTACAAATAATAATACAGATGACAACGCCGAAGCGAACAGTGATTCTAATGAAGAAGAGAGTAATAACAATGAGGACGAAGAATAA